The sequence AGTTCTATGACGACAATGTTTTGTTCGACTACTCCTCCGATTTGTTGGACCAATTTATTGGCGGCTTCCATGGATCCGCCTGTTGCCAACAGGTCGTCGATTACGACAACCTTCTGGCCTGGTTCAATACTATCTTTCTGAATTTCAAAAATGTCCTGAAATGAAACCATTCTAGAATAGTGATACAACAATGTACATCGTTAAACAATACCGTTCCATATTCCAGCTCGTATTCGTACTGCACACACGGGCCAGGAAGTTTTCCTTTCTTCCGAATCGGTACACAGGAAATCCCCAGTTCGGCAGCGATCATTAGACTAAACAAAAAACCACGTGCTTCAAGGCCAACTATGACCTTTGCATCGGGACAGGTCTGTCGAACATGCTCGACCAGAAGATGTTTCAGTGCTTGGCAGACCGGACCATTTCGTAGAGCCGTGAAAATGTCTCTACAGGAAAAATTATTTGCGATTGTGATTAGTGTTAGAATTGCTTAGTTATATTGTTAGTCAATCAAGGATAATATATTTACGAAAAAATCACACGCACACACGACAGATTAGACAAGAAAACGAAAGCCTAATGTTAAATTGACAATCAAAACCATACTCATTCAGCCACGtacatttaaaaacaaattcatcACGGTGATTcgattttgtaagaaaacacgaCAAACTATTCAAATGTGTAGTGTATTTATCAGAATTGCTGGACATCATAAGCTGcaatatattatttatttggagatatttttgtgtatttctAAAAGCCCAAGAGAATAAGTTACCACGTTTATATGCGAACACGAACTTACTTGAACAAAATGCCTTTCTTTGGAAAATCAGGATACTCTCCAATGTGCTTTTTTACTAGCTCCAAATTGTCGGACATTTTCTGCAACACGACTTGTACTGATCGGAAAATATGATTATCAGTTATCAGCTCATGAAGACTGCATCAAAAACATATCGGCGAAATATGCAACAGCTGATTCAATGACAGATCGATGTTGTTTACTGCATGATAAGGCACGCATGAAAATCATGATTCGTATTTATCCGCAATACATGTATTGAAATACTCCAGTAGAACTAC comes from Malaya genurostris strain Urasoe2022 chromosome 3, Malgen_1.1, whole genome shotgun sequence and encodes:
- the LOC131435714 gene encoding adenine phosphoribosyltransferase, with the protein product MSDNLELVKKHIGEYPDFPKKGILFKDIFTALRNGPVCQALKHLLVEHVRQTCPDAKVIVGLEARGFLFSLMIAAELGISCVPIRKKGKLPGPCVQYEYELEYGTDIFEIQKDSIEPGQKVVVIDDLLATGGSMEAANKLVQQIGGVVEQNIVVIELTTLGGRNKLESSGWKVHSFIQYHDVE